In the genome of Chryseobacterium arthrosphaerae, one region contains:
- a CDS encoding OmpH family outer membrane protein: protein MNLIKVFFITAGLTLTAHAAHAQQKIGNVNSDDVFASLSEVKTATTTIDNLTKAKQTEVEKLITEYQTKLKAAQDKEKTLSQANKEAVTKELMAAQTELQTLGKKIEDTRAQAAKDIGAKQTELYTPLQQKVKAAIAAVAKERSLSYVFDTSAQEGNNLVYSDGSEDITAQVKTKLGASAAPSKK, encoded by the coding sequence ATGAATTTAATTAAAGTATTTTTTATTACAGCCGGATTAACACTGACGGCTCATGCAGCTCATGCTCAACAAAAAATTGGAAATGTAAACTCTGATGATGTATTTGCAAGTTTATCTGAAGTAAAAACAGCCACTACAACTATTGATAACCTGACAAAAGCTAAGCAGACGGAAGTTGAAAAACTGATCACTGAATATCAGACAAAACTGAAAGCTGCCCAGGATAAAGAAAAAACACTGAGCCAGGCCAATAAAGAAGCCGTGACTAAAGAGCTTATGGCAGCACAGACAGAATTGCAGACTCTTGGTAAGAAAATTGAAGATACAAGAGCGCAGGCTGCAAAAGATATTGGTGCTAAACAGACGGAACTCTATACCCCGTTACAGCAAAAAGTAAAGGCGGCTATTGCTGCTGTAGCTAAAGAAAGAAGTTTAAGCTATGTTTTCGATACTTCAGCACAGGAAGGCAATAACCTTGTATATTCTGATGGAAGTGAAGATATCACAGCTCAGGTGAAAACCAAATTAGGAGCTTCTGCTGCGCCTTCCAAAAAGTAA
- the aceA gene encoding isocitrate lyase, which yields MKTRQEQIQTIEQDWLTNPRWNGVKRPYTAEEVLKLRGSYTIDYTIATEMSKKFWNKLNTQDYVAGLGALTGNQAVQEVDAGLEAIYLSGWQVAADANLSGEMYPDQSLYPANSVPSVVKKINNALLRADQVQSVSGTGDREYLVPIIADAEAGFGGNLNAFELMKQMIEAGAAAVHFEDQLSSAKKCGHLGGKVLVPTQEAVNKLIAARLAADVLGVPSIIIARTDADAADLLTSDIDDRDKKFVTGERTSEGFYVVRNGVEQGIDRGLSYAPYADLIWMETSNPDLEQARRFAEGIHAEFPGKMLAYNCSPSFNWAARLSVEEMSTFREELAKMGYKFQFITLAGFHALNTAMFELALAYKERGMAGYSELQEREFALQQRGFRAVKHQSFVGTGYFDEVQNIVTNGSSATVAMKDSTETAQFH from the coding sequence ATGAAAACAAGACAAGAACAAATCCAGACCATCGAGCAGGATTGGCTGACAAATCCCCGCTGGAACGGTGTGAAAAGACCTTATACGGCAGAAGAAGTGCTAAAACTTCGGGGATCTTATACCATTGATTATACCATTGCTACAGAAATGTCTAAGAAATTCTGGAATAAACTGAATACGCAGGATTATGTAGCAGGTCTTGGAGCTCTTACAGGGAACCAGGCTGTACAGGAAGTGGATGCAGGATTGGAAGCAATTTATCTTTCTGGCTGGCAGGTGGCGGCTGATGCTAATCTGTCCGGAGAAATGTATCCCGACCAGTCTTTGTATCCGGCCAATTCAGTGCCTTCTGTGGTAAAAAAAATCAACAATGCTTTATTGAGAGCAGATCAGGTACAGTCGGTAAGCGGAACCGGAGACAGGGAATATCTTGTACCCATCATTGCTGATGCTGAAGCAGGCTTCGGCGGAAACCTGAACGCTTTCGAGCTGATGAAACAGATGATAGAGGCAGGAGCTGCTGCCGTACACTTTGAAGATCAGCTTTCTTCTGCTAAAAAATGCGGACACTTAGGAGGGAAAGTATTGGTGCCTACCCAGGAAGCTGTCAATAAACTGATTGCCGCACGTCTGGCAGCAGATGTATTGGGAGTTCCAAGTATTATTATTGCAAGAACAGATGCTGATGCAGCGGATCTGCTGACTTCAGATATCGATGACAGAGATAAAAAATTCGTGACCGGTGAAAGAACTTCCGAAGGCTTTTATGTTGTAAGAAACGGCGTGGAGCAGGGAATAGACAGAGGGTTGTCTTATGCACCGTATGCAGACCTGATCTGGATGGAAACTTCAAACCCGGATCTGGAACAGGCAAGAAGATTCGCAGAAGGTATTCATGCTGAATTCCCTGGAAAGATGCTGGCCTATAACTGTTCTCCATCTTTCAACTGGGCGGCGAGATTAAGCGTTGAAGAGATGTCCACATTCCGTGAAGAGCTTGCTAAAATGGGATATAAGTTCCAGTTTATCACACTGGCAGGATTCCATGCGCTGAATACAGCAATGTTTGAACTGGCCTTGGCATATAAAGAAAGAGGAATGGCAGGATATTCTGAGCTCCAGGAACGTGAATTTGCATTACAGCAGAGAGGGTTCAGAGCAGTGAAACACCAATCTTTCGTGGGAACAGGATATTTTGATGAAGTGCAGAATATTGTTACCAATGGCTCTTCAGCAACTGTAGCCATGAAAGATTCTACAGAAACAGCACAGTTCCATTAG
- the aceB gene encoding malate synthase A, with translation MEIRTQLKIKAQKQFEEIFTPDLIDFLVALHQNFNHKRLELLNERKKIQQKFDQGILPAFLKETEEIRNADWVCASLPEDLLDRRVEITGPVDRKMIINALNSGAFTFMADFEDSNSPTWDNCMHGQINLSDAISRNIDFINEKGKAYSLNEKTAVLLVRPRGLHLPEKHIGINGEEASGSLTDFGIYFFRNAQKLLENGSGPYFYLPKLEHYKEARWWNEVFVFAQNYLGIPEGTIKATVLIETITASFQIDEILFELKEHSAGLNCGRWDYIFSYIKKFRNLPEFIVPDRDQVTMTSPFMSAYSKRVIEICHKRNVHAIGGMAAQIPVKDDDEANRIAFEKVRNDKEREVKNGHDGTWVAHPALVSVAKEIFDQYMPSENQIDRKVEYHITENELLEIPKGEITEKGIRKNINVGILYIESWLMGVGAAAIYNLMEDAATAEISRTQIWQWLKNEAILSDDRTLTRNMILQWETEEMDNIEKYVGEQRFKNGKFNLAKELFNELIFSENFEEFLTLKAYPFI, from the coding sequence ATGGAAATCAGAACTCAATTAAAAATAAAGGCTCAGAAGCAGTTTGAAGAAATTTTCACCCCGGATTTGATCGACTTTCTTGTAGCATTGCACCAGAACTTTAATCATAAAAGACTGGAACTTTTAAACGAAAGAAAGAAAATACAGCAGAAATTTGATCAGGGAATTCTCCCGGCATTTCTCAAAGAGACTGAAGAGATCAGAAATGCAGATTGGGTGTGCGCTTCACTGCCTGAAGATTTGTTAGACAGAAGGGTAGAGATTACAGGGCCCGTAGACAGAAAAATGATCATTAATGCTCTGAATTCCGGTGCCTTTACATTCATGGCAGATTTTGAAGACAGTAACTCGCCTACATGGGACAACTGTATGCACGGACAAATTAACCTTTCGGATGCGATCAGCAGAAATATAGATTTCATAAATGAAAAAGGGAAAGCATATAGTCTTAATGAAAAAACGGCTGTCCTGTTGGTTCGTCCAAGGGGACTTCATTTACCTGAAAAACATATCGGAATCAATGGAGAAGAAGCATCCGGTTCATTGACTGATTTTGGAATTTATTTCTTCAGAAATGCCCAAAAACTTCTGGAAAACGGAAGCGGACCTTATTTTTATCTTCCCAAATTAGAACATTACAAAGAAGCCCGCTGGTGGAATGAAGTGTTTGTTTTTGCACAGAATTATCTGGGAATTCCTGAAGGAACCATTAAAGCAACTGTTTTAATAGAGACCATTACCGCTTCATTTCAGATTGATGAGATTTTATTTGAATTAAAAGAACACAGCGCAGGACTGAACTGCGGAAGATGGGATTATATTTTTTCCTATATCAAAAAATTCAGAAACCTGCCGGAATTTATTGTTCCGGACAGAGATCAGGTAACCATGACTTCTCCTTTTATGAGCGCTTATTCCAAAAGAGTTATTGAAATATGTCATAAGCGGAACGTTCATGCTATTGGTGGTATGGCCGCCCAGATTCCGGTGAAAGATGATGATGAAGCCAATCGTATCGCTTTTGAAAAAGTGAGAAATGATAAAGAAAGAGAAGTGAAAAACGGCCATGACGGGACATGGGTTGCCCATCCGGCATTGGTTTCAGTAGCGAAAGAAATCTTCGATCAGTATATGCCCTCTGAAAACCAGATTGACAGGAAGGTAGAATACCATATTACAGAAAACGAGTTGCTGGAAATTCCTAAAGGTGAGATCACAGAAAAAGGAATCCGGAAAAATATCAATGTGGGAATCCTTTATATTGAAAGCTGGCTGATGGGAGTAGGGGCAGCAGCCATTTATAATCTGATGGAAGATGCCGCTACAGCCGAAATCTCAAGAACACAGATCTGGCAATGGCTGAAAAATGAAGCCATTCTGAGTGACGACAGAACACTGACAAGAAATATGATTCTTCAATGGGAAACCGAAGAAATGGACAATATTGAAAAATACGTCGGCGAACAACGCTTTAAAAACGGAAAATTCAATCTGGCCAAAGAGCTTTTCAATGAACTGATCTTCTCGGAAAACTTTGAAGAGTTCCTGACATTGAAGGCCTATCCTTTTATCTGA
- a CDS encoding helix-turn-helix domain-containing protein produces MNPESDFIKTVFGLKLKQQRQRKNWSLQDLAVKTGLSKSYLNEIENGKKYPKHDKIIQLSEALNCTFDDLVSTKLDKSLAPFNEILQSDFFKEVPLELFGINKNNLISIISDAPKKVTAFINALIEISQNYNLGKERFYFAVLRSFQELYDNYFPEIEDKVSRFIQENQLHIDRNLKPDVLEMILIEKFGYTIQSEDFETYGTLDNLRSLFIPENKLLLLNRKLEKDQKTFILAKEIGFKVLDLKIRPNTYSWLDFGSFEEILNNFYASYFAGALLISKEPVIEKTSAFFRQNSWEPKDFENLINSFTHSPETFYYRLTNVLSAEMGIKDLFYLCLVKKNGSDKIQILKELHLNHQQAPHANATNEHYCRRWIAVKNLHHLKENETLTDAQISHYKDQGISYLVISTSQKNPFSDGSNRSYCLGILLNPQTIKKISFIKSPSLKTINVGVTCESCSIADCEVREAPPVRLEKEHFNLSMKSAIEKIRKDFE; encoded by the coding sequence ATGAACCCAGAAAGTGATTTTATCAAAACAGTTTTCGGACTGAAACTGAAGCAGCAGAGACAAAGGAAAAACTGGTCTCTGCAGGATCTTGCTGTAAAAACCGGCTTATCTAAATCTTACCTCAACGAAATTGAGAATGGAAAAAAATATCCGAAACACGACAAGATCATTCAGCTTTCGGAAGCACTGAACTGTACTTTTGACGACCTGGTTTCTACAAAGCTTGACAAAAGTCTGGCGCCTTTCAATGAAATCCTGCAATCTGATTTTTTCAAAGAGGTTCCGCTTGAACTTTTCGGGATCAACAAAAACAATCTTATCAGCATTATCAGTGACGCTCCCAAAAAGGTAACCGCTTTTATCAATGCCCTGATTGAGATTTCTCAGAATTATAATCTGGGAAAAGAAAGATTTTATTTTGCTGTTCTGCGTTCATTCCAGGAATTGTATGATAATTATTTTCCGGAAATTGAAGATAAGGTTAGCCGGTTCATCCAGGAAAACCAGCTTCATATAGACAGAAACCTGAAGCCTGATGTTCTGGAAATGATACTCATAGAAAAGTTTGGTTATACGATTCAGTCTGAGGATTTCGAAACATACGGAACATTGGACAATCTCCGCTCACTGTTCATTCCGGAAAATAAATTACTGCTTCTGAACAGAAAGCTTGAAAAAGACCAGAAGACATTCATTTTAGCAAAAGAAATAGGATTTAAGGTCTTAGATTTAAAGATCCGTCCCAATACTTATTCATGGCTTGATTTCGGAAGTTTTGAAGAAATTCTGAATAATTTTTATGCTTCTTATTTTGCCGGAGCTTTATTAATTTCAAAAGAACCTGTCATTGAGAAAACTTCAGCATTTTTCCGGCAAAACAGCTGGGAGCCCAAAGACTTTGAAAATCTTATCAATAGCTTTACGCATTCGCCGGAAACCTTTTATTACCGTTTGACCAATGTTCTTTCTGCCGAAATGGGAATCAAAGACCTGTTTTATCTATGCCTGGTAAAAAAGAACGGTTCGGATAAAATACAGATCTTAAAAGAGCTGCACCTCAACCATCAGCAGGCACCCCACGCCAATGCTACGAATGAGCATTACTGCAGAAGATGGATTGCCGTGAAAAACCTGCACCATTTAAAAGAAAATGAAACGCTGACCGATGCACAGATTTCTCATTACAAAGACCAGGGAATAAGTTATCTGGTGATATCCACCTCTCAGAAGAATCCTTTTTCAGACGGAAGTAACAGAAGCTACTGCCTGGGCATTCTGCTGAATCCGCAGACTATAAAGAAAATCAGTTTCATCAAATCTCCTTCTTTAAAGACCATCAATGTGGGCGTAACGTGTGAATCCTGCAGCATTGCAGACTGTGAGGTCAGAGAAGCTCCTCCGGTACGGCTGGAAAAGGAACATTTCAACCTCAGCATGAAAAGTGCTATTGAGAAGATAAGGAAGGATTTTGAGTGA
- a CDS encoding ComF family protein: MILDLLFPNRCIECNRIIDPDLLVCDLCFSQIHFTHYAYSEHNPIKERCSLFFPVEYTFALMQFEEESLSRKIIHELKYRNREITGKVLADWTTERLDFKNEKPDLMVSIPLHPKKLRERGYNQLHVFTEALSAFYTIPFDHELLRRNHYAKAQALKDKKHRLETVNTFSVTQPVTGKHILLIDDVFTTGNTISSVAWEILNSGDNKVSVLVMAMDV; encoded by the coding sequence ATGATACTAGACCTGCTTTTCCCCAACCGCTGCATTGAATGCAACAGAATCATCGATCCTGATCTTCTGGTATGTGATCTCTGTTTCAGCCAGATTCATTTCACCCATTATGCCTATTCCGAACATAATCCGATTAAAGAAAGGTGCAGTCTGTTTTTTCCTGTTGAATATACTTTTGCATTAATGCAGTTTGAAGAAGAAAGCCTGAGCCGGAAGATTATTCACGAGCTGAAATACAGAAACAGAGAAATAACCGGAAAAGTCCTGGCAGACTGGACCACTGAACGACTTGATTTTAAAAATGAAAAGCCGGATCTTATGGTAAGTATTCCACTTCATCCTAAGAAGCTAAGGGAAAGAGGATATAATCAGCTTCATGTATTTACCGAGGCATTGTCGGCATTTTATACCATTCCTTTTGATCATGAGCTGCTCAGAAGAAATCATTATGCCAAAGCACAGGCCTTAAAAGATAAGAAACACAGACTGGAAACAGTCAACACATTTTCCGTGACACAACCTGTCACCGGAAAACATATTCTGCTGATTGACGATGTTTTTACCACAGGAAATACAATATCCTCTGTTGCATGGGAGATCCTGAATTCCGGAGATAATAAAGTGAGCGTTCTGGTGATGGCCATGGATGTGTAA
- a CDS encoding alpha/beta fold hydrolase gives MPHLILLHGALGHNDIFTPYLEELSRYFSIHTPLFSGHGDTKLPEDGITIEKYTQELAVYCEEHDLTDVSFFGHSMGGYVALCYAMKVPENVKSIITLGTKFDWSEEQARKEAKMLNPEVITEKVPQYAQLLESQHGSEWKALLPAIAELMIDLGKNPPLKNNLSTITVPVQIIVGDEDNMVTIEESLQVYRSLPDAKLAVLPDTRHPMDKVRPSLLLNLIKDFWNLS, from the coding sequence ATGCCCCATCTGATCTTATTACACGGAGCTTTAGGCCACAATGATATTTTCACTCCTTATTTAGAAGAACTATCCCGTTATTTTAGTATTCATACCCCTTTATTTTCCGGGCATGGGGATACTAAGCTTCCAGAAGATGGTATTACAATTGAAAAATATACTCAGGAACTGGCTGTATACTGCGAAGAGCATGATTTAACTGATGTTTCCTTTTTCGGACACAGTATGGGCGGATATGTTGCGCTTTGCTACGCAATGAAAGTTCCTGAAAATGTAAAATCGATCATTACATTGGGGACGAAATTCGACTGGTCTGAAGAACAGGCAAGGAAAGAAGCTAAAATGCTGAATCCAGAGGTAATTACAGAAAAAGTTCCACAATACGCGCAGCTTTTAGAATCACAACACGGATCTGAATGGAAAGCACTTCTTCCGGCCATCGCAGAATTAATGATTGACCTGGGGAAAAATCCTCCTTTGAAAAATAACCTGAGTACAATTACAGTTCCTGTTCAGATCATAGTAGGCGATGAAGACAATATGGTAACTATTGAAGAGAGCCTACAGGTTTACAGAAGCCTCCCGGATGCAAAATTGGCCGTACTCCCGGATACCAGACATCCTATGGATAAAGTACGACCAAGTTTATTATTGAATTTAATCAAAGATTTCTGGAATCTTTCTTAA
- the upp gene encoding uracil phosphoribosyltransferase, producing MLTILSQNFSLVNEWINELRNIEIQHDRMRFRRNMERIGEIAAFEISKGLEQREVEIQTPLDTIKSREIAVQPVITTILRAGVPLFEGILNYLDRADCGFVAAYRKHDANDYFSIKQDYLTCPNIEGRPLIVADPMLATGASLIEAIKDLLTNGNPTQLHIVAAIASKQGVETIQNAYPDAQIWVGAIDEHLTSKGYITPGLGDAGDLSYGEKLQR from the coding sequence ATGCTTACTATATTATCTCAAAACTTTTCTCTTGTCAATGAATGGATTAACGAACTTCGAAACATTGAAATTCAGCATGACCGTATGAGATTCCGTAGAAATATGGAAAGAATCGGAGAAATTGCAGCTTTCGAAATCAGTAAAGGTTTAGAACAGAGAGAAGTTGAAATCCAGACTCCGCTAGATACGATAAAAAGCAGGGAAATTGCAGTTCAGCCGGTGATTACTACCATATTAAGAGCCGGAGTTCCTTTGTTTGAAGGGATTTTGAATTATCTCGACAGGGCAGACTGTGGTTTTGTAGCAGCTTACAGAAAACACGATGCGAACGATTATTTTTCCATTAAACAGGATTATCTTACCTGTCCTAACATTGAAGGAAGACCTTTGATCGTAGCAGATCCTATGCTGGCAACAGGAGCTTCGTTAATTGAAGCAATCAAGGACTTACTGACTAACGGAAATCCCACACAACTTCATATCGTGGCTGCAATTGCTTCAAAACAGGGAGTAGAAACCATTCAGAATGCATATCCTGATGCTCAGATTTGGGTAGGAGCTATAGATGAGCACCTGACTTCAAAAGGATATATCACTCCTGGTTTGGGTGATGCCGGAGATTTAAGCTACGGGGAGAAACTTCAGCGATAA
- the der gene encoding ribosome biogenesis GTPase Der produces the protein MSNIVAIVGRPNVGKSTLFNRLLERREAIVDSTAGVTRDRHYGKSDWNGVDFTVIDTGGYDVGTDDIFEEEIRKQVQLAVDEATSIIFMMNVEEGLTDTDHEIYRLLRRSNKPIYIVINKVDSAKEELPATEFYQLGIDKYYTLSSATGSGTGDLLDDIVNDFPTTEYKDPFEGLPKITIAGRPNVGKSTMTNALLDVERNIVTDIAGTTRDSIQTLYNKFGHEFVLVDTAGMRRKSKVNEDLEFYSVMRSIRSIEYSDVVIIMVDATQGWESQDMNIFGLAQKNRKGIVILVNKWDLIEDKQTNTMRDFEKSIKDKIGQFQDIPILFVSALTKQRILKAVEVAMEVYEDRKKKIKTSKLNEVMLPIFERTPPPALKGKYIKIKYCVQLPTPSPQFVFFCNLPQYVKEPYKRFTENQLRKEFGFTGVPIEVYFRQK, from the coding sequence ATGTCAAATATTGTCGCAATCGTTGGACGTCCCAACGTAGGAAAATCCACGCTTTTTAACCGTTTATTAGAAAGAAGAGAGGCTATTGTAGATTCTACAGCCGGTGTTACCAGAGACCGTCACTACGGAAAATCTGACTGGAATGGGGTAGACTTTACCGTTATTGATACCGGAGGGTATGATGTAGGTACAGATGATATCTTTGAAGAAGAAATCCGTAAGCAGGTACAGCTAGCCGTAGATGAAGCAACGTCCATCATCTTTATGATGAATGTGGAGGAAGGACTTACCGATACGGATCACGAAATTTACAGACTTCTGAGAAGATCCAATAAACCGATCTATATTGTTATCAATAAAGTAGACTCTGCTAAAGAAGAACTTCCGGCAACAGAATTCTATCAGTTAGGTATCGATAAATATTATACACTTTCTTCAGCGACAGGTTCCGGAACAGGAGACTTGCTGGATGATATCGTAAATGATTTTCCTACTACAGAATATAAGGATCCTTTCGAAGGACTGCCTAAGATCACCATTGCAGGTCGTCCGAATGTAGGAAAATCTACAATGACCAATGCTTTATTGGATGTTGAAAGAAATATTGTAACCGATATTGCAGGAACTACCAGAGACAGTATTCAGACGCTATACAACAAATTCGGTCATGAGTTTGTATTGGTAGATACAGCCGGAATGAGAAGAAAGTCTAAAGTAAATGAAGACCTTGAATTCTATTCTGTAATGCGTTCTATCCGTTCTATTGAATATTCTGATGTGGTTATCATCATGGTAGATGCTACACAAGGGTGGGAGTCTCAGGATATGAATATTTTCGGGTTGGCTCAGAAAAACAGAAAAGGAATTGTGATTCTTGTCAACAAATGGGATTTGATCGAAGATAAGCAGACCAATACAATGCGTGATTTTGAAAAATCAATCAAAGATAAAATCGGTCAGTTCCAGGATATTCCGATCCTTTTCGTTTCTGCTTTGACGAAGCAGAGAATTCTGAAAGCCGTAGAAGTAGCAATGGAAGTGTATGAGGACCGTAAAAAGAAAATCAAGACTTCAAAACTGAACGAAGTAATGCTTCCTATTTTCGAAAGAACTCCGCCACCGGCGCTTAAAGGAAAATATATCAAAATCAAATATTGTGTTCAGCTTCCTACTCCGTCGCCGCAGTTTGTATTCTTCTGCAACCTTCCGCAGTATGTGAAGGAGCCATATAAGAGATTTACTGAAAACCAGTTGAGAAAAGAATTTGGGTTTACCGGAGTTCCGATCGAAGTGTACTTCAGACAAAAATAA